The proteins below come from a single Oryzomicrobium terrae genomic window:
- a CDS encoding AAA family ATPase yields MDAALPAARLTPVLDAASQIILGKADVIRLALACLLARGHLLIEDVPGVGKTTLAHTLARLLGLHFARIQFTSDLLPADVVGVSIYERSTDGSRFRFLPGPVFAQVVLADEINRASPKTQSALLEAMEEGQVTVDGETRLLPEPFFVIATQNPSHQVGTFPLPESQLDRFLMRLSLGYPDPEAERALLSSGGRRDQVERLAPLLAPGDMPALQHAAAQVHASPALVEYVYALTAATRQNGRFRHGLSPRAALGLLAAARALAFIAGRDHVLPEDVQAVFPAVACHRLAPIHGDGSLTLDAAQHLIEAVPLP; encoded by the coding sequence ATGGACGCAGCCCTCCCCGCCGCCCGCCTCACTCCCGTTCTGGATGCCGCAAGCCAGATCATTCTCGGCAAGGCAGACGTGATCCGTCTGGCACTGGCCTGCCTGCTCGCCCGGGGGCACCTGCTTATCGAGGACGTGCCCGGCGTTGGCAAAACCACCCTGGCTCACACCCTGGCCCGGCTGTTGGGACTGCACTTTGCCCGCATCCAGTTCACCAGTGACCTGCTTCCGGCAGACGTGGTCGGGGTTTCCATCTACGAACGTAGCACCGACGGTTCCCGTTTCCGTTTCCTGCCTGGTCCGGTGTTTGCCCAGGTAGTGCTGGCCGACGAAATCAACCGGGCCAGCCCGAAGACTCAGAGCGCCCTCCTCGAAGCCATGGAAGAAGGCCAGGTCACGGTGGATGGGGAAACCCGGCTGCTGCCCGAACCGTTCTTCGTCATCGCCACCCAGAACCCATCGCACCAGGTCGGGACCTTCCCCCTGCCAGAATCGCAACTGGACCGCTTTCTGATGCGCCTGTCCCTAGGCTACCCGGACCCGGAGGCAGAACGTGCCCTGCTCTCCAGCGGCGGGCGGCGCGACCAGGTGGAACGGCTTGCCCCCCTGCTCGCTCCCGGCGACATGCCGGCATTGCAGCACGCGGCTGCCCAGGTACACGCCTCCCCCGCCTTGGTGGAGTACGTCTATGCCCTGACCGCGGCGACCCGTCAGAATGGCCGCTTCCGCCATGGCCTATCACCCCGGGCGGCCTTGGGTCTGCTCGCCGCGGCCCGGGCCTTGGCCTTCATCGCCGGTCGCGATCATGTCCTGCCCGAAGATGTCCAGGCGGTCTTCCCAGCCGTGGCTTGCCACCGCCTGGCCCCCATACATGGCGACGGCTCCCTCACCCTCGATGCCGCCCAGCACCTGATCGAGGCGGTCCCGCTACCGTGA
- a CDS encoding DUF58 domain-containing protein, giving the protein MNGPRTPTLAPNARPHRIGPLRRWYQQKLERWLYGRAPDLQPLTLTQRRIYILPTVAGLGFVATLLTMLLVAINYDLALGYAVVFLLAGVGTLGMGQTCRNLAGLTLVPGHADNALAGETLYVTLYARHSRNEPRPALRFNVADDGMACAPVDISLRAAGEVTVTLRITGLQRGPFRLPPIRVESRFPLGLFRTWTIWRPPIAALIYPAPAYPAPALPPLAARGQIRRTTQTRHPWTGEDDFAGLRQRTPADPLRHVAWKIAARRDGIEIATPELLLKHFHGTEAGEQWLSWDDARPECDDHDDPAAGQEARLSILCAWVLAAERRGVPYGLRLPGEDIPPDLGPAHREACLTRLALFGLDTSASAPWDTSAGAAS; this is encoded by the coding sequence GTGAATGGTCCCCGTACGCCGACACTGGCCCCTAACGCTCGACCTCATCGTATTGGACCGCTGCGGCGCTGGTACCAGCAGAAGCTGGAACGCTGGCTGTATGGGCGCGCACCTGACCTCCAGCCGCTCACGCTCACCCAGCGGCGCATTTACATCCTGCCGACGGTTGCTGGCCTGGGATTTGTCGCCACCTTGCTCACCATGTTGCTGGTGGCCATCAACTACGACCTGGCGCTCGGTTACGCCGTGGTCTTTCTCCTGGCCGGGGTGGGCACACTGGGAATGGGCCAGACATGCCGCAACCTCGCCGGCCTGACCCTGGTCCCCGGCCACGCCGACAACGCCCTGGCCGGAGAAACGCTATACGTGACTCTCTACGCCCGGCACAGCCGGAACGAGCCCCGGCCCGCGCTTCGTTTCAATGTGGCGGACGACGGCATGGCGTGCGCCCCCGTCGATATTTCCCTCCGAGCCGCTGGCGAGGTTACGGTCACGCTGCGTATCACGGGGCTACAGCGCGGCCCTTTTCGCCTTCCCCCGATACGGGTGGAAAGCCGTTTTCCCCTCGGGCTATTCCGGACCTGGACGATTTGGCGCCCCCCCATCGCTGCACTGATCTATCCGGCGCCTGCATACCCGGCCCCCGCATTGCCGCCGCTCGCTGCACGGGGTCAGATCCGGCGTACGACCCAGACCCGCCATCCCTGGACCGGCGAGGACGATTTCGCCGGGTTGCGCCAACGCACCCCGGCGGACCCGCTCCGCCATGTGGCCTGGAAAATCGCTGCCCGCCGCGATGGTATTGAAATAGCGACACCCGAATTGCTGCTGAAACACTTCCATGGCACCGAGGCGGGTGAACAATGGCTGTCCTGGGACGACGCTCGTCCCGAATGCGATGACCACGACGACCCCGCCGCAGGACAGGAAGCCCGCCTCTCCATCCTCTGCGCCTGGGTGCTGGCGGCGGAACGCCGCGGAGTGCCTTATGGGCTGCGATTGCCCGGCGAGGATATCCCGCCGGACCTCGGCCCTGCCCATCGGGAAGCCTGTCTCACCCGGCTTGCCTTGTTTGGCCTCGACACCTCTGCTTCCGCACCGTGGGATACGTCGGCGGGAGCTGCATCATGA
- a CDS encoding transglutaminase TgpA family protein: MTLPEWLQPIRQRSRPGYDPEIAWLLGLAVLVAAPLTTTLPLWASLAVVALFGVRAALLLYAPQPTAPPRWLVLLGALAVMAAVGLEFRTVFGRGPGVTLLAFFLALKFYEFRKSDAPDACQPGRDAWVVILLACFLLLAQFFESQSILTGLWALGCCIAIVVTLLRLHSGSQPLPIPFILRRSGFLIALALPFMAALYLLFPRIDGPLWGLPRDAYSARSGLSDTMAPGSIANLIQSTEIAFRVRFDGPPPAKSQLYFRGPVLEGFDGTTWSALPSPQLAPAQIRQDPSQPVFAYTLTLEPHGGRWLLALDHPLSWPSGTHLSATGDVQASSTIVKRLRYSARSQPAARLAQDEAPQILERSRQLRPASSTGGNPRAQALGAALREEMASARAEDRPRLIAARLLERFRREPFVYTLNPPLLGANPVDEFLFETRGGFCEHFASAFVVVMRAAGVPARVVTGYQGGELNPLDGFWVIRQSDAHAWAEIWYPANGWVRVDPTAAVSPARVESGLADAAAAGDPLPPLVRSDWSWLRQTRYRWEAAQNAWNQWVLGYNPQRQQDLLTRLGWPDADWRRLVALLVGAGGILLAVAGLLAFWPGRRPAPGDDPAERLWRRFCRHLAWRGIVRAPHEGPADFARRVAIQFPAWTPLVQEATDCYIQLRYAAPDEQQKGLPQASQASIRRLRALARAALFRRFR; this comes from the coding sequence ATGACGCTGCCAGAATGGCTCCAGCCGATCCGCCAGCGCAGCCGGCCTGGCTACGATCCTGAAATCGCCTGGTTGCTGGGCCTTGCCGTTCTCGTCGCGGCCCCCCTGACAACCACCCTGCCCCTTTGGGCCAGCCTGGCGGTTGTGGCCCTGTTTGGTGTGCGAGCAGCGTTATTGCTCTATGCCCCCCAGCCCACAGCGCCGCCCCGTTGGCTCGTCCTGCTCGGGGCCTTGGCGGTGATGGCGGCGGTGGGGCTGGAATTCCGCACCGTATTCGGCCGGGGGCCCGGCGTCACCTTGCTGGCGTTTTTTCTCGCCCTCAAGTTCTACGAGTTCCGTAAATCCGACGCACCGGACGCGTGTCAGCCCGGCCGGGATGCCTGGGTGGTCATACTGCTCGCCTGCTTTCTGCTGCTGGCCCAGTTCTTCGAATCTCAATCGATCCTCACCGGTCTCTGGGCCCTGGGATGCTGCATCGCTATCGTAGTCACGCTCCTCCGCCTGCACAGCGGTAGCCAGCCCCTCCCCATACCCTTCATCCTCCGCCGTAGTGGATTCCTGATCGCCCTCGCCCTGCCCTTCATGGCGGCGTTGTACCTGCTTTTCCCGCGCATCGACGGCCCCCTGTGGGGGCTCCCCCGGGATGCCTACAGCGCCCGCAGCGGTCTGTCCGACACCATGGCGCCGGGGTCGATCGCCAATCTCATCCAATCCACGGAAATCGCTTTCCGGGTCCGCTTTGACGGACCGCCACCAGCCAAGTCTCAACTCTACTTCCGTGGCCCGGTCCTGGAAGGTTTCGATGGCACCACCTGGAGCGCCCTCCCCTCCCCCCAACTAGCGCCAGCCCAGATCCGCCAGGACCCCAGCCAACCGGTCTTTGCCTACACCCTCACCCTGGAGCCCCACGGGGGGCGCTGGCTGCTGGCCCTGGACCATCCCCTTTCCTGGCCGAGCGGCACGCATCTGAGCGCCACCGGCGACGTTCAAGCCAGCAGCACGATCGTCAAGCGCCTGCGTTATTCCGCCCGCTCCCAACCGGCCGCACGCCTCGCCCAAGATGAAGCACCGCAAATCCTCGAACGCTCACGTCAGTTGCGCCCCGCCAGCAGCACTGGCGGGAACCCCCGTGCCCAGGCCCTGGGCGCGGCCCTGCGGGAAGAAATGGCCAGTGCCCGCGCCGAAGATCGGCCGCGCCTGATCGCTGCCCGTCTGCTCGAACGCTTTCGCCGCGAACCCTTCGTCTACACCCTGAACCCGCCGCTGCTCGGAGCCAATCCGGTCGATGAATTTCTCTTCGAGACCCGGGGCGGTTTCTGTGAACATTTCGCCTCGGCCTTTGTAGTGGTGATGCGGGCCGCAGGCGTGCCCGCCCGGGTGGTAACCGGTTATCAAGGTGGCGAATTGAATCCTTTGGATGGCTTTTGGGTGATCCGTCAGTCGGATGCTCATGCCTGGGCCGAAATCTGGTACCCGGCAAATGGGTGGGTCCGGGTCGATCCAACTGCGGCCGTATCTCCGGCCCGGGTCGAGTCCGGTCTTGCCGATGCTGCCGCAGCCGGCGATCCACTGCCTCCTCTGGTGCGCAGCGACTGGTCCTGGCTGCGCCAGACCCGCTACCGCTGGGAAGCGGCGCAGAACGCCTGGAACCAATGGGTGCTCGGGTACAATCCGCAGCGGCAACAGGATCTGCTAACCCGCTTGGGCTGGCCCGATGCCGACTGGCGTCGGCTGGTTGCGCTGCTCGTCGGCGCGGGAGGCATTCTGCTGGCCGTTGCCGGATTGCTGGCGTTCTGGCCGGGACGACGCCCCGCGCCCGGCGACGATCCCGCCGAACGGCTCTGGCGGCGCTTCTGCCGACACCTCGCCTGGCGCGGCATCGTGCGCGCGCCTCACGAAGGCCCCGCCGATTTCGCCCGGCGCGTTGCCATCCAATTTCCCGCCTGGACCCCCTTGGTGCAAGAAGCGACCGACTGCTACATCCAACTGCGTTATGCCGCTCCAGATGAGCAGCAGAAAGGCCTTCCCCAGGCTTCCCAGGCCTCAATCCGCCGCCTCCGGGCCCTCGCCCGCGCCGCCCTGTTTCGGAGATTCCGTTGA
- the mltB gene encoding lytic murein transglycosylase B yields the protein MSTTARRPSLPSALYLALALLGVGTLAHHPARAQEGNPTVGVMQPFLGDPDVERFIDEMVAKHGFDAATLHRDFALTAPNKAVLKAIAPPTRVEQRSWVRYRERFVNVRRVSSGLAFMAEHARELVEAQAQYGVPKEIIAAIIGVETEYGQNPGRFKVFEALATLAFRYPPRAPFFRSELEQFLLLARENGMDDLAVKGSYAGAIGIPQFMPSSQRRYAVDFDGNGQIDLRGSSRDAIGSVAAFLAAHGWQRDEGIAIPVQIADAQAQALVDEGIRPQRTLAELTERGVILPSPQTNSGTVWDRKAALVDLVSPEAPTQYWLGFDNFFVITRYNRSSFYAMSVFQLAEALREAKVDGVPVTARVVSDGRSTGTRTVPAAAKATGWHQPASKSDSRGKRHAAG from the coding sequence TTGAGCACTACCGCCCGCCGCCCTTCCCTGCCCTCTGCCCTTTATCTGGCCCTGGCCCTGCTAGGCGTGGGTACCCTGGCACACCACCCCGCCAGAGCCCAGGAGGGCAACCCGACGGTGGGAGTGATGCAACCTTTTCTCGGCGACCCTGACGTCGAGCGCTTCATCGACGAAATGGTGGCCAAGCATGGTTTCGATGCCGCCACACTGCACCGTGACTTCGCCCTGACCGCCCCCAACAAGGCCGTACTGAAGGCCATCGCCCCGCCGACCCGGGTGGAGCAACGCTCCTGGGTGCGCTATCGGGAACGCTTCGTCAACGTGCGCCGCGTTTCCAGCGGGTTGGCCTTCATGGCCGAGCACGCTCGAGAACTCGTGGAAGCCCAGGCCCAGTATGGCGTGCCCAAGGAAATCATCGCGGCGATCATCGGCGTGGAAACGGAGTACGGGCAGAATCCCGGACGCTTCAAGGTATTCGAAGCCCTCGCCACTCTGGCCTTCCGTTATCCGCCCCGCGCGCCATTCTTCCGCAGCGAACTGGAACAGTTTCTTTTGCTGGCCCGGGAAAACGGCATGGACGATCTGGCGGTGAAAGGCTCTTACGCGGGAGCAATCGGGATCCCCCAGTTCATGCCGAGCAGCCAACGCCGCTACGCCGTCGATTTCGATGGCAACGGCCAGATCGACCTGCGCGGCAGCAGCCGTGACGCCATCGGCAGTGTGGCGGCCTTTCTGGCAGCCCACGGCTGGCAACGGGATGAAGGTATTGCCATCCCCGTCCAGATTGCCGATGCTCAAGCCCAGGCATTGGTGGACGAAGGTATTCGTCCTCAGCGCACGCTTGCCGAACTTACCGAACGCGGGGTGATCCTGCCCTCGCCCCAGACGAACAGCGGCACAGTCTGGGACCGCAAAGCCGCGCTGGTGGACCTGGTATCCCCAGAAGCCCCCACCCAATACTGGCTGGGGTTCGACAACTTTTTCGTCATCACGCGCTACAACCGCTCGAGCTTTTATGCCATGTCGGTTTTCCAGTTGGCCGAAGCGCTACGCGAAGCGAAAGTAGACGGCGTGCCGGTAACGGCTCGCGTCGTCAGCGACGGCCGTAGCACCGGCACCCGGACCGTTCCGGCCGCAGCCAAGGCAACCGGGTGGCATCAGCCTGCGTCTAAATCAGACTCTCGCGGGAAACGCCACGCCGCCGGATAA
- the rpoS gene encoding RNA polymerase sigma factor RpoS, translating into MNNRHSEFADDAEEDFSEEAAEPEGAVEVEESDAGSDAGTDANTEALPPEVEILNDVTQIYLNDIGAKPLLTPEEEAATARASRAGDFAARQKMIEHNLRLVVNIAKHYLNRGIPLLDLIEEGNLGLMHALEKFEPDRGFRFSTYATWWIRQNIERAIMNQSRTIRLPVHVVKEINGVLRAIRHLEANHAQEYGVEEIAALTEKPVEDVRRLLALNEHTASLDAPLDVDPNHTVSDAIADENSADPVGLLQSSELSGLVNHWVMELSDRQRQVIERRYGLNGMEVATLESIAADLSLTRERVRQIQVEALGQLRRIIRRRGVSRESLI; encoded by the coding sequence ATGAACAACCGCCACTCCGAGTTCGCCGACGATGCCGAGGAAGATTTCTCCGAAGAAGCCGCCGAACCGGAAGGGGCGGTGGAGGTGGAAGAGTCTGACGCCGGCTCCGATGCCGGCACAGACGCCAATACGGAGGCCCTGCCTCCCGAGGTGGAAATCCTCAACGATGTCACCCAGATTTATCTTAACGACATCGGCGCTAAACCTCTTCTGACGCCGGAAGAAGAGGCCGCTACGGCCCGCGCTTCCCGGGCCGGCGACTTTGCCGCCAGGCAAAAGATGATCGAGCACAACCTGCGACTGGTTGTGAACATCGCCAAGCATTACCTAAACCGGGGTATCCCGCTGCTCGACCTGATAGAAGAGGGCAATCTGGGGTTGATGCACGCATTGGAGAAGTTCGAGCCCGACCGTGGTTTCCGCTTTTCCACCTACGCGACCTGGTGGATTCGGCAGAATATCGAACGGGCCATCATGAACCAGTCCCGGACGATTCGCTTGCCGGTGCATGTGGTCAAGGAAATCAACGGCGTGCTGCGGGCCATCCGCCATCTGGAGGCCAATCACGCTCAGGAGTACGGGGTGGAGGAAATCGCCGCCCTGACGGAAAAGCCTGTCGAGGACGTGCGCCGTCTCCTGGCGCTCAACGAACACACCGCATCGCTCGATGCTCCCCTCGACGTGGACCCCAACCACACGGTATCCGACGCCATCGCCGACGAAAACAGCGCCGATCCGGTAGGGCTCCTCCAATCCTCCGAGCTGTCCGGCTTGGTCAATCACTGGGTGATGGAGTTGTCGGACCGACAGCGCCAGGTGATCGAGCGTCGCTATGGCCTCAACGGCATGGAGGTTGCCACCCTGGAGTCCATTGCCGCTGACCTAAGCCTAACCCGGGAGCGGGTCCGCCAGATTCAGGTTGAGGCGCTTGGGCAGCTGCGGCGCATTATCCGGCGGCGTGGCGTTTCCCGCGAGAGTCTGATTTAG
- a CDS encoding peptidoglycan DD-metalloendopeptidase family protein, translated as MISRRSLFSLASLALAAAGCATQQPAPVVDRGQVAPRGASAAAVPGCPETYTVKKGDTLYSIALDHGADYRDVIIWNRIENPNRILVGQVLCVKAPAEAVGSSVAVAKPIGPGAAIEKRSLDGAGVTTVPLAPATSDGLKREPRAGKEPYTDQALAAAQAGNTVPAAKAEQKIEPKTETKQEPRDSKEGDEPAWSWPASGKTLSTFSDTTKGIDIAGKQGDPVLAAAEGKVVYAGVGLRGYGKLVIIKHNAAYLTAYAHNSNVLVKEGQSVVKGQKIAEIGNTDTDTTKLHFEVRRQGKPVDPLKYLPPR; from the coding sequence ATGATTTCCCGTCGATCCCTTTTCTCCCTTGCCAGCCTTGCTCTTGCCGCCGCTGGTTGCGCAACCCAGCAGCCTGCTCCCGTGGTGGATCGGGGCCAGGTCGCGCCACGTGGTGCAAGCGCTGCTGCGGTTCCGGGCTGCCCTGAGACTTATACCGTCAAGAAGGGCGATACCCTTTACAGTATCGCGCTTGATCACGGTGCCGATTACCGCGACGTGATCATTTGGAACCGGATCGAAAATCCGAACCGTATCCTAGTTGGCCAGGTGCTGTGCGTTAAAGCGCCGGCAGAAGCCGTAGGCTCGTCCGTGGCGGTGGCCAAACCGATTGGCCCGGGTGCTGCCATCGAAAAGCGTTCCCTGGATGGCGCTGGCGTAACGACGGTTCCCCTTGCACCTGCAACTTCTGATGGCCTCAAGCGAGAGCCTCGGGCCGGCAAAGAGCCCTATACCGACCAGGCACTTGCGGCCGCGCAGGCGGGCAATACGGTACCTGCGGCGAAGGCTGAGCAAAAAATTGAGCCCAAGACGGAAACCAAGCAAGAACCTCGCGACTCAAAAGAGGGTGACGAGCCTGCCTGGAGTTGGCCTGCTTCCGGAAAAACCCTGTCTACATTCTCCGATACGACCAAGGGTATCGACATCGCCGGCAAACAAGGCGATCCAGTTCTTGCGGCGGCGGAGGGCAAGGTTGTGTATGCCGGGGTTGGCCTGCGTGGGTACGGCAAGCTCGTGATTATTAAGCACAATGCAGCCTACCTGACTGCTTATGCTCACAACAGCAACGTTCTGGTCAAGGAAGGCCAGAGCGTCGTCAAGGGGCAGAAGATTGCCGAAATTGGCAATACCGATACCGATACCACGAAGCTGCACTTCGAGGTTCGGCGTCAGGGCAAGCCGGTAGACCCTCTAAAATATTTACCGCCACGCTGA
- a CDS encoding protein-L-isoaspartate(D-aspartate) O-methyltransferase, which translates to MIERLREQGIRDEAVLTAMGEIPRHQFVEEALASRAYEDTALPLGFSQTISQPFIVARMIELLRSGRSGLGKTLEVGAGCGYQAAVLGRLTPEVYAVERIAPLLEKAKANLRALRQFNVRLKHADGQMGLPEAAPFDTIIVAAAAPSLPLALLQQLSPGGRIVLPIGSVEQTLHLVERTPQGFVETKLDAVRFVPLLPGTE; encoded by the coding sequence ATGATTGAACGGCTGCGCGAGCAGGGCATTCGCGACGAGGCAGTCTTGACTGCCATGGGTGAAATTCCCCGCCACCAGTTTGTCGAAGAAGCGCTGGCTTCCCGGGCCTACGAGGATACGGCGCTGCCCTTGGGCTTTTCCCAGACCATTTCCCAGCCGTTCATCGTTGCTCGTATGATCGAACTGTTGCGCAGCGGACGCTCGGGCTTGGGTAAAACGCTTGAGGTTGGAGCCGGGTGTGGCTATCAGGCTGCCGTTCTGGGGCGACTGACCCCAGAGGTTTATGCCGTCGAGCGCATTGCGCCGCTCCTGGAAAAGGCCAAGGCCAATTTGCGTGCCCTGCGTCAGTTCAATGTGCGCCTGAAACATGCCGATGGTCAGATGGGCTTGCCTGAAGCTGCCCCTTTCGACACCATCATCGTAGCGGCCGCGGCTCCATCCCTGCCGTTGGCGCTTTTACAGCAGTTGTCGCCGGGTGGCAGAATAGTGCTTCCGATCGGAAGCGTCGAGCAGACGCTGCACCTCGTGGAACGCACTCCCCAGGGGTTTGTTGAAACCAAACTGGATGCGGTCCGATTCGTCCCGCTACTTCCCGGAACAGAATGA
- the surE gene encoding 5'/3'-nucleotidase SurE — translation MRILLSNDDGYFAPGIEALAQALADVADITVVAPERDRSGASNSLTLDRPLSLRRAANGFYYVNGTPTDCVHLAVTGMLDELPDMVVSGINHGANMGDDTVYSGTVAAATEGYLLGIPSIAVSLVSRSDKHFETAAQVARRLVLHYAERPLKQPVLLNVNVPDLPVEQVGDLRITRLGKRHKAEPVVRAKTPRGETVYWVGAAGTAQDAGEGTDFHAVAAGHVSVTPLQLDLTHNGQLPLIRDWLA, via the coding sequence ATGCGAATTCTGCTCAGTAACGACGACGGTTATTTTGCCCCAGGCATCGAGGCGCTTGCTCAGGCTTTGGCAGATGTGGCGGACATTACGGTGGTGGCACCTGAGCGTGATCGCAGTGGCGCCAGCAATTCATTGACGCTTGATCGACCCTTGTCGCTGCGTCGGGCGGCCAATGGGTTCTATTACGTCAATGGCACCCCAACCGACTGCGTCCATCTGGCTGTTACGGGAATGCTGGATGAATTGCCAGATATGGTGGTTTCTGGAATTAACCATGGTGCCAATATGGGTGATGACACTGTTTATTCCGGTACCGTTGCAGCAGCCACAGAAGGCTACCTTCTTGGGATTCCGTCAATCGCTGTCTCGCTCGTTAGTCGCAGTGACAAACATTTTGAAACAGCCGCTCAGGTCGCTCGGCGTTTGGTGTTGCATTATGCCGAGCGGCCATTGAAGCAACCCGTTTTGCTCAATGTGAATGTTCCGGATCTCCCCGTGGAACAAGTTGGTGATTTGCGTATTACTCGCCTGGGTAAGCGCCATAAAGCAGAGCCAGTGGTACGGGCAAAAACGCCGCGCGGTGAAACCGTGTATTGGGTCGGCGCCGCTGGGACTGCCCAGGATGCGGGTGAAGGTACCGATTTTCACGCAGTGGCTGCCGGCCATGTTTCAGTCACGCCGCTCCAACTGGATCTGACTCATAACGGGCAACTTCCCCTTATTCGCGACTGGCTGGCATGA
- a CDS encoding H-NS family nucleoid-associated regulatory protein, which translates to MDISSLSLAELKQLQKQIPAEIVKREDQEKKKVLDEVRALAEARGFSIDQLIGGAKETKVRVSKPVAVKYRHPENQALTWTGRGRKPQWVEAWIGQGRKIEELAV; encoded by the coding sequence ATGGATATTTCCTCCCTTTCCCTGGCTGAACTCAAGCAATTGCAGAAGCAGATTCCGGCTGAAATCGTGAAGCGTGAAGACCAGGAAAAGAAAAAAGTGCTGGATGAGGTCCGTGCCCTGGCAGAAGCTCGTGGCTTTTCCATTGATCAGTTGATTGGCGGCGCTAAAGAGACCAAGGTTCGCGTCAGCAAGCCGGTAGCGGTGAAATACCGTCATCCGGAAAACCAGGCGCTGACCTGGACCGGTCGTGGTCGTAAGCCCCAGTGGGTTGAGGCCTGGATCGGTCAAGGACGAAAGATCGAAGAGCTTGCGGTCTAA
- a CDS encoding MerR family transcriptional regulator has translation METNPKSMGQDDLPPIPAKRYFTIGEVSELCGVKPHVLRYWEQEFTQLKPVKRRGNRRYYQHHEVLLVRRIRELLYNQGFTISGARHRLEEGDEAAGSLSAAALRQELTVLLELLQV, from the coding sequence ATGGAAACGAATCCTAAGTCGATGGGCCAGGATGACCTGCCTCCGATCCCAGCCAAGCGCTATTTCACCATTGGCGAAGTAAGCGAATTGTGTGGGGTGAAACCACACGTCCTGCGCTACTGGGAGCAGGAGTTCACGCAACTGAAGCCAGTCAAGCGCCGCGGTAACCGTCGCTATTACCAGCACCACGAAGTGCTACTGGTCAGGCGGATCCGCGAGTTGCTCTATAACCAGGGCTTTACCATCAGTGGTGCTCGGCACCGTCTGGAAGAGGGGGACGAAGCGGCAGGCAGTCTGTCTGCTGCTGCCCTGCGCCAGGAGCTGACGGTACTGCTCGAATTGCTGCAAGTGTGA
- a CDS encoding integration host factor subunit alpha — protein sequence MSTLTKAELADLLFEKVGLNKREAKDMVEAFFEEIRDALERGEGVKLSGFGNFQLRDKPQRPGRNPKTGEEIPISARRVVTFHASQKLKGEVEQSYDGNES from the coding sequence ATGTCGACGCTAACAAAAGCAGAACTCGCCGACCTCCTCTTCGAAAAGGTTGGTCTGAACAAGCGTGAAGCCAAGGACATGGTCGAGGCCTTCTTCGAAGAAATCCGGGATGCCCTGGAGCGAGGAGAGGGCGTCAAGCTGTCTGGATTTGGCAACTTCCAGTTGCGCGATAAACCTCAGCGTCCTGGGCGAAACCCTAAGACTGGTGAAGAAATCCCCATTTCGGCACGTCGGGTGGTGACCTTCCATGCCAGCCAGAAACTGAAGGGCGAAGTGGAGCAGTCCTACGATGGAAACGAATCCTAA